One Polaribacter sp. SA4-12 genomic window carries:
- a CDS encoding acyl-CoA carboxylase subunit beta, translating into MDINFNKNEDYNKLLVSDLRKRFAKVKLGGGQKRIDKHHSKCKMTARERVDYLLDKNSKSIEIGAFAGNDMYAEHGGCPSGGVVVKMGYIKEKQCIVVANDATVKAGAWFPITGKKNLRAQEISIENKIPIIYLVDSAGVFLPMQDEIFPDKEHFGRIFRNNAIMSSMGITQISAVMGSCVAGGAYLPIMSDEAIIVDKTASIFLAGSYLVKAAIGESIDNETLGGATTHCEISGVTDYKAKDDKDALDKIKFIVDKIGDYDKAGFSKTEAFPPTENEDDIFGILPKERNAQYDMLEIIKRLVDNSEFEQYKEGYGKTILTGYARIDGWAVGIIANQRKLVKTQKGEMQFGGVIYNDSADKSTRFIANCNQKKIPLVFLQDVTGFMVGSKSEHGGIIKDGAKMVNAVSNSVVPKFTIIIGNSYGAGNYAMCGKAYDPRLIVAWPSAELAVMSGNSAAKVLLQIETASLKKRGEEITPEKEAELFDKIKSRYDNQISPYYAAARIWTDAVINPLDTRTWISMGIEAANHAPIEKQFNMGVLQV; encoded by the coding sequence ATGGATATCAACTTCAATAAAAACGAAGATTATAACAAATTACTAGTTTCAGATTTACGAAAAAGATTTGCCAAAGTAAAATTAGGCGGTGGTCAAAAAAGAATTGACAAACATCACTCTAAATGTAAAATGACAGCAAGAGAAAGAGTTGATTATCTATTAGATAAAAATTCTAAATCCATAGAAATTGGTGCTTTTGCAGGTAATGATATGTATGCTGAACATGGAGGCTGCCCTTCTGGTGGAGTTGTTGTAAAAATGGGATACATCAAAGAAAAACAATGTATTGTTGTTGCAAATGATGCTACTGTAAAAGCTGGAGCTTGGTTTCCTATTACAGGAAAAAAGAATTTAAGAGCTCAAGAAATATCCATAGAAAATAAAATTCCTATTATCTATTTAGTTGATTCTGCTGGTGTTTTTCTGCCAATGCAGGATGAAATTTTTCCAGATAAAGAACATTTTGGGCGAATTTTCAGAAACAACGCCATAATGAGTAGCATGGGAATTACACAAATTTCTGCTGTCATGGGAAGCTGTGTTGCAGGTGGCGCATATTTACCAATTATGAGCGATGAAGCTATAATTGTTGACAAAACTGCAAGTATCTTTCTTGCCGGAAGCTATTTAGTAAAAGCAGCAATTGGAGAATCTATTGATAATGAAACTTTAGGTGGAGCAACTACACATTGTGAAATTTCTGGTGTTACAGACTACAAAGCTAAAGACGATAAAGACGCTCTAGATAAAATTAAATTTATTGTTGATAAAATTGGTGATTACGACAAAGCTGGTTTTAGTAAAACAGAAGCTTTTCCTCCAACAGAAAATGAAGATGATATTTTCGGAATCCTTCCAAAGGAAAGAAATGCGCAATATGATATGTTAGAAATTATCAAACGTTTGGTTGATAATTCTGAGTTTGAACAATACAAAGAAGGTTATGGAAAAACCATTTTAACTGGTTATGCTAGAATAGATGGTTGGGCAGTAGGTATTATTGCCAATCAAAGAAAATTGGTAAAAACTCAAAAAGGAGAAATGCAATTTGGTGGTGTTATTTATAACGATTCTGCTGATAAATCTACTCGTTTTATCGCCAATTGTAATCAGAAAAAAATTCCTTTAGTTTTCTTACAAGACGTTACAGGTTTTATGGTAGGCTCAAAATCGGAACATGGAGGAATTATAAAAGATGGTGCTAAAATGGTAAACGCAGTTAGTAATTCTGTTGTACCAAAATTTACAATTATTATTGGAAATTCTTACGGAGCAGGTAATTACGCAATGTGTGGTAAAGCTTATGACCCAAGATTAATTGTTGCGTGGCCAAGTGCTGAATTAGCTGTAATGAGTGGAAATTCTGCGGCTAAAGTTTTACTACAAATAGAAACTGCTTCACTAAAAAAACGTGGAGAAGAAATAACTCCTGAAAAAGAAGCTGAATTATTTGATAAAATTAAATCTCGTTACGATAATCAAATATCACCCTATTATGCAGCAGCAAGAATATGGACAGATGCTGTAATAAATCCTTTAGACACAAGAACATGGATTTCTATGGGAATTGAAGCTGCAAACCACGCTCCTATTGAAAAACAATTTAATATGGGAGTTTTACAAGTTTAA